The Lycium ferocissimum isolate CSIRO_LF1 chromosome 10, AGI_CSIRO_Lferr_CH_V1, whole genome shotgun sequence genome window below encodes:
- the LOC132032635 gene encoding 5-formyltetrahydrofolate cyclo-ligase-like protein COG0212: MEVHVFRISSAFPFTSIRAKHSLNLSKSNFPISLNFSNIPKITFKVDSQKKNDVVFDEAAYEAERHRLDAEARKAMAETSEKETQNEEDPKAWKWVIRKRVWDLMEAQNIAQFPRPVHHRIPNFIGASLAANKLSELEEFKVAKCVKVNPDTPQKQVRFLTLNGGKQLLTPQPRLRTGFFSVLESSMLSPGTIKEACTSAGVAKYGRPIGLEEKIKVDLIVIGSVAVDPKTGARLGKGEGFAELEYGMLRYMGAIDDSTPIVTSVHDEQLVDDIPIDKLLIHDVPVDIICTPTRVIFTNTSIPKPQGIYWEKLSPEKLSQIRILRQLKSKIEQETGQKLPTGPSEKLPPTARRKFDRK; this comes from the exons ATGGAAGTACACGTATTCCGAATTTCCTCTGCATTTCCATTTACTTCCATAAGAGCCAAACACAGCCTTAATCTCTCCAAATCCAACTTCCCCATTTCTCTAAATTTTTCTAACATTCCCAAAATTACATTCAAAGTGGATTCCCAAAAGAAAAACGACGTCGTTTTTGACGAGGCTGCATACGAAGCTGAGCGTCACAGGCTCGATGCCGAAGCTAGAAAAGCAATGGCTGAAACATCTGAAAAAGAGACCCAAAATGAAGAAGACCCGAAAGCTTGGAAATGGGTTATAAGAAAACGGGTTTGGGATTTAATGGAAGCCCAAAACATAGCCCAATTTCCAAGACCCGTTCATCATCGTATACCCAATTTTATTGGTGCTTCACTTGCTGCCAATAAG TTGAGTGAATTGGAGGAGTTTAAAGTGGCCAAGTGTGTGAAGGTGAATCCAGATACACCACAAAAACAAGTGAGGTTTCTCACACTTAATG GAGGGAAGCAGCTATTGACACCGCAGCCTCGTCTTAGGACAGGTTTTTTCTCTGTACTTGAATCTAGTATGTTATCTCCTGGTACCATTAAGGAGGCCTGCACTTCTGCTGGAGTTGCCAAATATGGAAGACCAATTGGATTGGAGGAGAAAATAAAGGTGGACTTAATTGTTATTGGCTCAGTTGCTGTTGACCCAAAGACCGGCGCTAGACTTGGCAAGGGAGAG GGATTTGCTGAACTTGAATATGGCATGCTAAGATACATGGGGGCCATAGATGACTCAACACCAATTGTCACATCTG TGCACGACGAACAGCTGGTAGATGACATTCCTATTGACAAGCTATTGATCCATGATGTGCCGGTTGACATCATATGCACTCCAACTCGGGTCATATTTACAAACACATCCATCCCAAAGCCTCAAG GGATATATTGGGAGAAGCTCTCACCTGAAAAGCTTAGTCAAATTCGAATACTGAGGCAGTTGAAAAGTAAAATTGAACAAGAAACCGGACAAAAGCTTCCAACTGGCCCTTCTGAGAAACTACCTCCAACTGCCCGGCGCAAGTTTGACAGGAAGTAA